The window GTAAAGCCGCTTGACGTGCTGGAAATCCCGGGGCGGAAGGATCTCCTCCAGGGGGAAGGGGGCAGGCAGCAGGTTCAGGGAGGCCAGGAACCGCCCTGCCTCCTTCAGCTTCTCCGTCCGCTCGTTGCCGTTCCAGAGCTCGGGAGGGAGATCCGGGTGGAATTCGTTGTTGATGACCAGCCGGGCCTGGGCCAGTGGGGCAAGGCGCCGGTAGATCCGCTCGAAGAAGTCCGCCTCATCCTCCCCGCAGGCCTCCACGTAATGGCCCAGCTCCAGGGTGATGAAGTGCGCTTCCCAGCGCGCCCCGTTGACAGAGGAGGACCGGCCGCCCGGGACCAGGACGATGAGGAGGTTGGAGAGGGCGCGGACCAGGATGGGATAGCAGGTCTTCAGGAAGTCGGTGGGGACCTCGGGCAGCTCGACGACGGAGGCCACGAAGGTGCCCTGGGATTTGCGTCGGAAGGGGCGCGGGCGCTCCGGACGGGTGAAGTTCAGCACCAGGCGGATGGTGGGCGTGGGCTCCTCCAGAAACGTGTGCCCGTGGGCCCGCAGGGCCTGCCATAACCCCTGGCGGAACCATCGCAGCCCCGGCGTCTCCGCCGCTCCGACGATCACGAAATCCATTGGCTCCCTCCTCCGTTCGCAGGTTCGATCAGTAGGCGCGGGCGAAGATGGCCATCTCCCGGGCCGGCGCGCCGCAGACGATGCACCGTCCCTGGCCGCCGGGCTGCTCCAGCGGGATGCACCGGTTGGTGGCCGTGGTATCGGCCTTGATCCGGCCCTCGCACTCCGCGCTCCCGCACCACCAGGCCCAGGCGAAGCCGTCGGCGACGGCCTCCCGCAGCTGTTCGTAGGTCTCCGGGTAATGCGTGTGCGCTTTCTGGAAGGCCAGGGCTCGCTGGTAGAGGTCGGCCTGGATGGCGCTCAGGGTCTCCTGGACCGCTCCCAGCAAGCCGTCCATCGGGACCGTCCGCTTGCCCTGGGGGCCGGGCTGGTCCCGCCGGGCCAGCACGACCTGACGCTCGGTCACATCCCGGGGGCCGATCTCGATGCGCAGCGGCACCCCGCGCAGCTCCCACTCGTTGAACTTCCACCCCGGCGTGTATTCCTCCCGGGCGTCCACCTCCACCCGGATCTCGGGCTGCAGCATGCGGCGTGCCTGCTCGCAGGCCTCCAGCACCCGGGAGCGCTCCTCCTCTCCCTTCCAGATGGGCACGATGATGACCTGGATGGGGGCCAGGCGCGGCGGCAGGATCAGCCCGCGGTCGTCCCCGTGCACCATGATCACAGCTCCCACCACCCGCGTGGAAAGGCCGTGGGAGGTGGTCCAGGCGTATTGCATCTGGTTCTGGGCGTCCAGGTAGCGGATCTCGAAGGCGCGGGAGAAGTTCTGACCCAGGTTGTGGGAGGTGGCGGATTGCAGGGCGCGGCCGTCTCCCATCATGGCCTCGATGGTGTAGCTGCGCAGCGCGCCGGCGAACTTCTCCGACTCGCTCTTGCGGCCCTGGATCACCGGGATGGCGGCGTCTTCCACGGCGAAATCGGTGTAGAGATCCAGCACCCGCAGCGCTTCCTCCTCCGCCTCCTCATACGTGGCGAAGACCGAGTGGGCCTCCTGCCAGAGGAACTCCAGCGTCCGCAGGAACGGACGGGTGCGCTTCTCCCAGCGCACCACGTTGCACCACTGGTTGATCCGCAGCGGCAGGTCCCGGTAGGATTGGATCCACTGGGCATACATGTAGCCGATGATGGTCTCGGAGGTGGGGCGCACCACCAGCGGCTCCTCCAGCGTCTCCCCACCTCCGATGGTCACCACCGCCAGCTCCGGCGAGAAGCCGCTCACGTGTTCCTTTTCTTTCTGGATGAACGAATAAGGGATGAACAGAGGGAAATAAGCGTTCCGGTAGCCATGGGCCTTGAACCGTCGGTCCACGGCCGCCTGGATGTTCTCCCAGATCGCGTAGCCGTAAGGCCGGAAGACGATGCATCCACGGACCGGGGCGTAATCC is drawn from Thermoflexus hugenholtzii and contains these coding sequences:
- the proS gene encoding proline--tRNA ligase, with amino-acid sequence MGRITPRHEDYSQWYLDVIREAQLADYAPVRGCIVFRPYGYAIWENIQAAVDRRFKAHGYRNAYFPLFIPYSFIQKEKEHVSGFSPELAVVTIGGGETLEEPLVVRPTSETIIGYMYAQWIQSYRDLPLRINQWCNVVRWEKRTRPFLRTLEFLWQEAHSVFATYEEAEEEALRVLDLYTDFAVEDAAIPVIQGRKSESEKFAGALRSYTIEAMMGDGRALQSATSHNLGQNFSRAFEIRYLDAQNQMQYAWTTSHGLSTRVVGAVIMVHGDDRGLILPPRLAPIQVIIVPIWKGEEERSRVLEACEQARRMLQPEIRVEVDAREEYTPGWKFNEWELRGVPLRIEIGPRDVTERQVVLARRDQPGPQGKRTVPMDGLLGAVQETLSAIQADLYQRALAFQKAHTHYPETYEQLREAVADGFAWAWWCGSAECEGRIKADTTATNRCIPLEQPGGQGRCIVCGAPAREMAIFARAY
- a CDS encoding class II aldolase/adducin family protein; amino-acid sequence: MDFVIVGAAETPGLRWFRQGLWQALRAHGHTFLEEPTPTIRLVLNFTRPERPRPFRRKSQGTFVASVVELPEVPTDFLKTCYPILVRALSNLLIVLVPGGRSSSVNGARWEAHFITLELGHYVEACGEDEADFFERIYRRLAPLAQARLVINNEFHPDLPPELWNGNERTEKLKEAGRFLASLNLLPAPFPLEEILPPRDFQHVKRLYGLGGLSYGNLSVREDAQRFWMSASGVDKGNLQVIGRDILLVKGYDAARNVILLSVPPHIEPRRVSVDAIEHWMIYREHPEVGAIIHVHAWMEGIPVTTVNYPCGTWELAAEVAELVRQAPDPARAVIGLRNHGITVTGRSLEDIMERLRGRVIPQVPME